In a single window of the Micromonospora sp. WMMD1155 genome:
- a CDS encoding glycosyltransferase, with the protein MLTINPVRSRPVLASLERLIGPQRADRLRRAAAEIQDRLDGGTLWHVNSTPTGGGVAEMLRTLLPLYGELGVRARWAVVSGDDAFFRITKRLGVALYGSDGDGGPLGAAERAAYLDALKPAADRLVQTVDGRDVVILHDHQTAGLVPALAGRVASVHWRCHVGVDEPTDASERGWDFLTELLDEVDSLIFSVADHVPIRLRDRTVRIQPPFISPFDAKNVDLPADTVRACLAQCGLDPAGAPARSPVPVRTAAGDVRLQSTPTVISDGGRRLGEPLITQVSRWDRLKDMAGVLTAVTDHVPVGHLALVGPDPAAIADDVEQGFWYADCLDHWRRLPPAQRRRVSLVSLPMADPTENAVLVNAVQRASDVVVQKSLAEGFGLTVAEAMWKSRLVVGSAVGGIRAQITDGVDGFLLADPADLRGLGRIVAAALSDATDRQEIGERAHRRVRDDFLPDREVTTTASMLAPERMATR; encoded by the coding sequence ATGTTGACGATCAATCCAGTCCGGTCGAGGCCGGTGCTCGCCTCCCTGGAACGGCTCATCGGCCCGCAGCGGGCCGACCGGCTCCGGCGGGCCGCCGCGGAGATCCAGGACAGGCTCGACGGCGGCACACTGTGGCACGTCAACTCCACACCCACCGGCGGTGGGGTGGCCGAGATGCTGCGGACACTGCTGCCCCTCTACGGTGAACTGGGCGTGCGAGCCCGCTGGGCGGTGGTCAGCGGAGACGACGCCTTCTTCCGGATCACCAAACGCCTCGGCGTGGCGCTCTACGGCAGCGACGGCGACGGGGGTCCGCTCGGTGCGGCCGAACGCGCGGCGTACCTCGATGCCCTCAAACCCGCCGCGGACCGCCTCGTCCAGACCGTCGACGGTCGCGACGTGGTCATCCTGCACGACCACCAGACCGCCGGGCTGGTCCCGGCGCTGGCGGGCCGGGTCGCGTCGGTGCACTGGCGCTGTCACGTCGGCGTGGACGAGCCCACCGACGCCTCCGAGCGCGGGTGGGACTTCCTGACCGAACTGCTGGACGAGGTCGACTCGCTGATCTTCTCGGTGGCCGACCACGTCCCGATCCGGCTGCGTGACCGGACCGTACGGATCCAACCGCCGTTCATCTCCCCGTTCGACGCCAAGAACGTCGACCTCCCGGCCGACACCGTCCGCGCCTGCCTGGCGCAGTGCGGTCTCGACCCGGCCGGGGCACCGGCGAGGTCGCCGGTGCCGGTGCGTACCGCGGCGGGGGACGTCCGACTCCAGTCCACGCCGACCGTGATCTCCGACGGCGGCCGTCGGCTCGGCGAGCCGCTGATCACCCAGGTGTCGCGGTGGGACCGGCTCAAGGACATGGCCGGTGTGCTCACCGCGGTCACCGACCACGTACCCGTCGGGCACCTCGCCCTGGTCGGCCCGGATCCGGCCGCGATCGCCGACGACGTCGAGCAGGGTTTCTGGTACGCGGACTGCCTCGACCACTGGCGGCGGCTGCCGCCGGCGCAGCGGCGACGGGTGAGCCTGGTCAGCCTGCCGATGGCCGACCCGACGGAGAACGCGGTGCTGGTCAACGCGGTTCAGCGGGCGTCCGACGTGGTCGTGCAGAAGAGCCTCGCCGAGGGCTTCGGCCTCACCGTGGCGGAGGCCATGTGGAAGTCACGGCTGGTGGTGGGCAGTGCCGTGGGCGGTATCCGCGCGCAGATCACCGACGGGGTCGACGGTTTCCTGCTGGCCGACCCGGCGGACCTGCGCGGCCTGGGCCGGATCGTCGCCGCCGCCCTGAGCGACGCGACGGATCGCCAGGAGATCGGGGAACGCGCGCACCGACGGGTGCGCGACGACTTCCTCCCGGACCGGGAGGTGACGACGACGGCGTCGATGCTGGCGCCAGAGAGGATGGCAACGCGATGA
- a CDS encoding SIS domain-containing protein, with translation MSTVDDIQLYLAEKRAIIDHFPVDAVVAAAEMLFRTYDEGGTVYAMGNGGNAGTLDHAYCDFKHHPFVSEDKSRPVSASVRRLTFVNLCGSSAELSGLVNDLGPDTMFSASLEPFATERDLVMAYSGSGNSPNVVRALQAATKAGARTFAMTKGDGGRCRELADVCLVVPGTSRFPGQTGRNDNNFHFEDLMLSVNHMLVGLLKQRVGQAARPVQPTA, from the coding sequence ATGAGCACCGTCGACGACATCCAGCTCTACCTGGCGGAGAAGCGCGCCATCATCGACCACTTCCCGGTCGACGCCGTCGTGGCCGCGGCGGAGATGCTGTTCCGCACCTACGACGAGGGCGGCACGGTGTACGCGATGGGCAACGGCGGCAACGCCGGCACCCTCGACCACGCCTATTGCGACTTCAAGCACCACCCGTTCGTCTCCGAGGACAAGAGCCGACCGGTGTCGGCGTCGGTGCGGCGGCTCACCTTCGTCAACCTGTGCGGCTCCTCCGCGGAGCTCAGTGGGCTGGTCAACGACCTCGGCCCGGACACCATGTTCTCCGCCTCGCTCGAACCGTTCGCCACCGAGCGCGACCTGGTCATGGCGTACAGCGGAAGTGGCAACTCGCCGAACGTGGTGCGGGCGCTGCAGGCCGCGACGAAGGCCGGGGCGCGCACCTTCGCGATGACCAAGGGCGACGGCGGTCGCTGCCGGGAATTGGCCGACGTGTGCCTCGTCGTGCCGGGCACCTCCCGGTTCCCGGGGCAGACCGGGCGCAACGACAACAACTTCCACTTCGAGGACCTGATGCTCTCGGTCAACCACATGCTGGTCGGCCTGCTCAAGCAACGCGTCGGGCAGGCGGCCCGACCGGTCCAGCCGACCGCGTAG
- a CDS encoding HAD-IA family hydrolase, producing MQLGIITAGRTATIACGALLLDMDGTLVDSQVCVERKWRDWCRRHGLDADELLRVSHGLQLADTVRLTAPHLDLAAEVADLIRREEQDTDGLRPVAGAARLLAALPPRRWAVVTSAWQRLAEIRMRHLDLPVPQVLITADDTAHGKPAPDGYLLAAARLGCPPADCVVVEDSPAGIESGRRAGMRVVAVATTFAPDALDALDADWVVDDLTGVVVLDPTPAR from the coding sequence GTGCAGCTCGGAATCATCACGGCCGGCCGGACGGCGACCATCGCCTGCGGCGCCCTGCTGCTGGACATGGACGGCACGCTCGTCGACTCCCAGGTCTGCGTGGAGCGCAAGTGGCGCGACTGGTGCCGCCGGCACGGGCTGGACGCCGACGAGTTGCTGCGCGTCTCCCACGGCCTCCAGTTGGCCGACACCGTCCGGTTGACGGCTCCCCACCTCGACCTGGCGGCGGAGGTGGCGGACCTGATCCGGCGCGAGGAGCAGGACACCGACGGCCTCCGGCCGGTCGCCGGGGCAGCGCGGCTGTTGGCCGCGCTGCCCCCGCGACGGTGGGCGGTGGTGACGTCGGCCTGGCAGCGGCTGGCCGAGATCCGGATGCGGCATCTGGACCTGCCGGTCCCCCAGGTCCTGATCACCGCCGACGACACGGCCCACGGCAAGCCCGCCCCGGACGGCTACCTGCTGGCGGCGGCACGCCTGGGCTGTCCGCCGGCGGACTGCGTCGTGGTCGAGGACAGCCCGGCGGGCATCGAGTCGGGTCGCCGGGCGGGCATGCGGGTCGTCGCGGTGGCCACGACCTTCGCCCCGGACGCGCTGGACGCCCTCGACGCCGACTGGGTCGTGGACGACCTGACGGGCGTCGTCGTGCTCGATCCGACCCCCGCCCGCTGA
- a CDS encoding DUF998 domain-containing protein: MSTTTLIPAATPPSRQPSRTTKALLLCGAAAGPLFTLAFLIEGASRDGYDPLRHPVSSLAIGAYGWTQTANFLLCGLLTLAFAVGVRRALRPGRAATWGPLLIGVWAIGLLGAGAFVADPVSGYPPGTPDTLPQYTTSGALHDGFALFAFPALVAACFVFTRRFAGQRQHGWAIYSALTGLAFLAGDILAGAGFSQTAGLVDLAGLYQRITVIIGLLWLTLLAMHLRSQVSKATHRRATR, translated from the coding sequence ATGAGCACGACCACCCTCATCCCCGCAGCCACACCTCCCTCGCGGCAGCCGAGCCGGACGACGAAGGCTCTGCTCCTCTGCGGCGCCGCCGCCGGTCCGCTGTTCACCCTGGCGTTCCTGATCGAGGGCGCATCCCGCGACGGTTACGACCCGTTGCGGCATCCGGTCAGTTCACTCGCCATCGGCGCCTACGGTTGGACCCAGACGGCCAACTTCCTCCTGTGCGGCCTGCTCACCCTGGCCTTCGCCGTCGGGGTACGGCGGGCACTCCGGCCAGGCCGGGCGGCGACCTGGGGGCCGTTGCTGATCGGAGTCTGGGCGATCGGCCTGCTCGGCGCGGGCGCATTCGTCGCCGACCCAGTCAGCGGCTATCCGCCCGGGACTCCGGATACGCTGCCCCAGTACACCACCTCCGGCGCGCTACACGACGGGTTTGCCCTGTTCGCGTTCCCCGCGCTGGTGGCCGCCTGCTTTGTCTTCACCCGCAGGTTCGCCGGGCAACGTCAGCACGGGTGGGCGATCTATTCCGCGCTTACCGGTCTCGCCTTTCTGGCCGGAGACATCCTCGCCGGCGCCGGCTTCAGCCAGACCGCCGGCTTGGTCGACCTCGCCGGGCTGTATCAGCGCATCACCGTCATCATCGGCTTGCTCTGGCTCACCCTGCTCGCCATGCACCTGCGGAGCCAGGTCTCCAAGGCCACCCATCGCCGCGCGACCAGGTAG
- a CDS encoding LacI family DNA-binding transcriptional regulator, whose translation MRDVARALGVSQATVSNAFNRPDQLSRELRDRILAAARDLGYPGPDPIANTFRRGRTGAIGLIIHEPLQYLFEDPAARLTMAGVARVCGEHGSSLVLVPRAEPGLPDVVPTALVDGFVAFCDPLEPERRELLRARRLPVVGLDAPVTPGEPYVGIDDRAAARAAAAHLVELGHRRIGVISFALARHSETTVVPAGLDAPTGYVANRARLDGYRDALGPALSDGDGRIVVVAARGVEEADGAAAAVPLLDHAEPPTAILAMSDRLALGAIAEATRRGIDVPGDLSVVGFDDVPAAAAADPALTTVRQPHARKGAEAVRMLLRPAPTRQALILPTEVVVRASTAPPRR comes from the coding sequence ATGCGAGACGTCGCGCGAGCGCTCGGCGTCAGTCAGGCCACGGTGAGCAACGCCTTCAACCGGCCCGACCAGCTCAGCCGCGAGCTGCGCGACCGCATCCTGGCCGCGGCACGCGACCTCGGCTATCCCGGCCCCGATCCGATCGCCAACACCTTCCGCCGAGGCCGCACCGGCGCGATCGGGCTGATCATCCACGAGCCCCTGCAGTACCTCTTCGAGGACCCCGCCGCCCGCCTGACCATGGCCGGCGTCGCCCGCGTCTGCGGTGAACACGGCTCCTCACTGGTGCTGGTGCCCCGCGCCGAGCCGGGCCTGCCGGACGTCGTTCCCACCGCGCTCGTGGACGGGTTCGTCGCCTTCTGCGATCCCTTGGAACCCGAGCGGCGGGAGCTGCTGCGGGCCCGGCGGTTGCCGGTCGTCGGGCTCGACGCCCCGGTGACGCCGGGAGAGCCGTATGTCGGCATCGACGACCGCGCGGCGGCCCGCGCGGCGGCGGCCCACCTGGTCGAGCTCGGTCACCGCCGGATCGGCGTGATCAGCTTCGCGCTGGCCCGCCACTCGGAGACCACGGTGGTGCCCGCCGGGCTCGACGCGCCCACCGGGTACGTCGCCAACCGGGCCCGCCTCGACGGCTACCGGGACGCGCTCGGCCCCGCGCTCTCCGACGGCGACGGCCGGATCGTCGTCGTCGCGGCGCGCGGGGTCGAGGAGGCCGACGGGGCCGCCGCCGCGGTGCCCCTGCTCGACCACGCCGAGCCGCCCACCGCGATCCTGGCGATGAGCGACCGGCTCGCGCTCGGTGCGATCGCCGAAGCCACCCGTCGCGGCATCGACGTCCCCGGTGACCTCTCCGTCGTCGGCTTCGACGACGTACCGGCGGCGGCAGCGGCCGACCCGGCGCTCACCACCGTGCGGCAACCGCACGCCCGCAAGGGCGCGGAGGCGGTACGCATGCTCCTGCGGCCCGCGCCGACCCGTCAGGCCCTGATCCTGCCGACCGAGGTCGTCGTCCGCGCCTCGACGGCACCACCTCGGCGGTAG
- a CDS encoding transketolase, which yields MTYLDALPPDRHPNLVDDEFELPYRLSRLAQLSNDVRAHLLKMIHLAGSGHVGSSLSCVDLVSTLKFDQMDTAGDDVFILSKGHAAPAWYAALMVAGDLDVAEIGTLRRIDSRLQGHPDRTRLDLVAVSTGALGQGLSVGIGRAQARRLRGEGSTVYCLVGDGELQEGQMWEAIMYAGARGLGNVVLLVDYNRSQNDGTLEEILPLHPLPEKLRSFHWHVQEVNGHSHLAIRDAVANARENWMQPSVIIAHTRKGYLGPGQILLNGSHSGTMTPEVYEDAIAYLGRVSV from the coding sequence ATGACGTATCTCGACGCTCTACCACCGGACCGTCACCCGAACCTGGTGGACGACGAATTCGAGCTGCCGTATCGACTTTCCCGGCTGGCGCAGTTGTCCAACGACGTACGGGCGCATCTGCTCAAGATGATCCACCTCGCCGGTTCCGGCCATGTGGGGTCGTCGCTCTCCTGCGTGGACCTGGTCAGCACGCTCAAGTTCGACCAGATGGACACCGCCGGCGACGACGTCTTCATCCTCTCCAAGGGTCACGCGGCGCCGGCCTGGTACGCGGCCCTGATGGTCGCCGGGGACCTCGACGTCGCCGAGATCGGCACCCTGCGCCGGATCGACAGCCGGCTCCAGGGCCACCCCGACCGCACCCGGCTCGACCTGGTGGCGGTGAGCACCGGCGCGCTCGGCCAGGGCCTGTCGGTCGGCATCGGGCGAGCCCAGGCACGACGCCTGCGGGGCGAGGGCTCCACCGTGTACTGCCTCGTCGGTGACGGCGAGTTGCAGGAAGGGCAGATGTGGGAGGCCATCATGTACGCCGGGGCCCGGGGCCTGGGCAACGTGGTGCTGCTCGTCGACTACAACCGAAGCCAGAACGACGGGACGCTCGAAGAGATCCTGCCGTTGCATCCCCTGCCGGAGAAGCTGCGGTCGTTCCACTGGCACGTGCAGGAGGTCAACGGCCACTCCCATCTGGCGATCCGGGACGCCGTCGCCAACGCGCGGGAGAACTGGATGCAGCCTTCCGTGATCATCGCGCACACCCGCAAGGGCTATCTCGGCCCCGGGCAGATCCTGCTCAACGGCTCGCACAGCGGCACCATGACCCCCGAGGTGTACGAGGACGCCATCGCATACCTGGGGCGGGTGAGCGTGTGA
- a CDS encoding transketolase C-terminal domain-containing protein produces the protein MKATRDWFGDALVDVAADHENVLVVNCDLASATKTTQFKKTFPDRFFEIGIAEANAIGVAAGLAQEGYRPFVASFGHFLTGKFLEIFQSVGLNNAGVVLVGTHAGLAIGKDGPTQMGLRDLAVIRSLPNVEVLQPADGVETRAMLAYAVTHDRPIYLRLCRQPQREVHDPDYRFRSGHPDVVSHGTDVAVVTMGGMVPVVLDAVELLAPTGLRPTVVNASSLPLDVPATTELLRRHRHVLVFEDHFIRGGLIDEVGRIVLGLDRHVRFHAWGVDDYGQAGSPEELYERYELDAPGVASRIRAATTPSPEIGDSQR, from the coding sequence GTGAAGGCGACCCGCGACTGGTTCGGCGACGCGTTGGTGGACGTCGCCGCGGACCACGAGAACGTCCTGGTCGTCAACTGCGACCTCGCCTCGGCGACCAAGACGACGCAGTTCAAGAAGACCTTCCCCGACCGGTTCTTCGAGATCGGCATCGCCGAGGCCAACGCCATCGGCGTCGCGGCGGGCCTGGCCCAGGAGGGGTACCGGCCGTTCGTCGCCAGCTTCGGCCACTTCCTGACCGGCAAGTTCCTGGAGATCTTCCAGTCGGTGGGGCTCAACAACGCCGGTGTCGTCCTGGTCGGCACGCACGCGGGGCTCGCCATCGGCAAGGACGGCCCGACCCAGATGGGCCTTCGCGATCTGGCGGTGATCCGCAGCCTGCCGAACGTGGAGGTGCTGCAACCGGCCGACGGGGTGGAGACGCGCGCCATGCTGGCCTACGCCGTGACCCATGACCGACCCATCTACCTACGGCTGTGCCGGCAGCCCCAGCGTGAGGTGCACGACCCTGACTACCGGTTCCGCTCCGGCCACCCGGACGTCGTCAGCCACGGCACGGACGTCGCCGTCGTGACGATGGGCGGAATGGTGCCCGTGGTGCTCGACGCCGTCGAACTGCTCGCCCCGACCGGTCTGCGACCCACCGTGGTGAACGCCTCGTCCCTCCCCCTGGACGTGCCCGCCACCACCGAGCTGCTGCGGCGACACCGGCACGTCCTGGTCTTCGAGGACCACTTCATCCGCGGCGGCCTCATCGACGAGGTCGGCCGGATCGTGCTGGGGCTCGACCGGCACGTCCGGTTCCACGCCTGGGGCGTCGACGACTACGGCCAGGCCGGTTCCCCGGAGGAACTCTACGAACGCTACGAACTCGACGCGCCCGGTGTGGCGAGCCGGATCCGGGCCGCGACCACCCCCTCCCCCGAGATCGGAGACAGCCAGCGATGA
- a CDS encoding iron-siderophore ABC transporter substrate-binding protein — protein sequence MRRLVAALAAAAALGVGLTACGESDPVAGSTAGETREITHAMGTTKVPAEPKRVVVLDTDKIDTALSLGITPVGAATAGEAKSWPTYFGADKLAGIKEVGVLAEPDLEAINALEPDLILGSKFRQEKFYDELAAIAPTVFTDKVGITWKENLLLDGKALGREQQAKDLLSAYEKRAKDFGATLGDAAARKVSIVRFLPGNIRVYGPDSFSGIVIGDTGLGRPDRQLLADKEDKRFDLVSPERVDEVDGDVIFVTAYGDKAAAEQSKVTGGTLWKGLNAVKAGKAYPVSDEVWMTGIGVGAANKILDDLAKYLPAA from the coding sequence ATGCGTCGTCTCGTCGCCGCTCTCGCCGCGGCCGCCGCCCTCGGCGTCGGACTCACCGCCTGCGGTGAGAGCGACCCGGTCGCCGGCTCCACCGCCGGGGAGACCCGGGAGATCACCCACGCCATGGGCACCACCAAGGTCCCGGCCGAGCCCAAGCGTGTCGTCGTGCTCGACACCGACAAGATCGACACGGCGCTCTCGTTGGGCATCACACCGGTCGGGGCCGCCACGGCCGGTGAGGCCAAGAGCTGGCCGACGTACTTCGGCGCGGACAAGCTCGCCGGCATCAAGGAGGTCGGGGTGCTCGCCGAGCCCGACCTGGAGGCGATCAACGCGCTGGAGCCGGACCTCATCCTCGGCAGCAAGTTCCGCCAGGAGAAGTTCTACGACGAGTTGGCCGCCATCGCGCCGACCGTGTTCACCGACAAGGTGGGCATCACCTGGAAGGAGAACCTCCTCCTCGACGGCAAGGCGCTCGGCCGCGAGCAGCAGGCCAAGGACCTGCTCAGCGCGTACGAGAAGCGGGCCAAGGACTTCGGCGCGACCCTCGGCGACGCCGCCGCCCGCAAGGTGTCGATCGTGCGGTTCCTGCCCGGCAACATCCGGGTGTACGGCCCGGACTCGTTCTCCGGCATCGTCATCGGCGACACCGGCCTGGGCCGCCCCGACCGGCAGCTGCTCGCCGACAAGGAGGACAAGCGCTTCGACCTGGTCAGCCCCGAGCGGGTCGACGAGGTCGACGGTGACGTCATCTTCGTGACCGCGTACGGCGACAAGGCCGCGGCCGAGCAGAGCAAGGTCACCGGCGGGACCCTCTGGAAGGGCCTCAACGCCGTCAAGGCCGGCAAGGCGTACCCCGTCTCCGACGAGGTCTGGATGACCGGCATCGGCGTCGGCGCCGCCAACAAGATCCTCGACGACCTGGCCAAGTACCTCCCCGCCGCCTAA
- a CDS encoding phytanoyl-CoA dioxygenase family protein, which produces MSTSKRGLNPEQVAAYRTDGYVIGDGLLKPDTFLGLKNHFERKLAALPEGERPEDMDVPHFTDPELFRWLLDPDVLDVVESVVGPDIALFTSHFFCKPAGDGKSVPWHTDGYFWREMIEPAGQAMTIWLAIDPSTLENGCMKVIPGSHVDGTGSYRRVTDDTSVFDEELDQSRVDAGRAVPVQLQPNQFSIHSGGLVHSSEVNRSALRRCGFTMRYISTSVRFNHEGVGHKHQIFLARGEDRAGNTYGDPSRAYPELVQTRGMGQRFVGAER; this is translated from the coding sequence ATGAGCACCAGCAAGCGAGGGCTCAACCCGGAACAGGTGGCGGCGTACCGCACCGACGGATACGTCATCGGCGACGGACTGCTCAAGCCGGACACCTTTCTCGGCCTGAAGAACCACTTCGAACGCAAGCTCGCCGCTCTGCCCGAGGGGGAGCGACCGGAGGACATGGACGTCCCCCACTTCACCGACCCGGAGCTGTTCCGGTGGTTGCTCGACCCGGACGTGCTCGACGTGGTCGAGAGCGTGGTGGGCCCGGACATCGCCCTGTTCACGTCCCACTTCTTCTGCAAGCCGGCGGGCGACGGCAAGAGCGTTCCGTGGCACACCGACGGCTACTTCTGGCGGGAGATGATCGAACCCGCCGGCCAGGCCATGACGATCTGGCTGGCGATCGACCCGTCCACACTGGAGAACGGCTGCATGAAGGTCATCCCCGGCAGCCACGTCGACGGCACGGGCAGCTACCGGCGCGTCACCGACGACACCAGCGTCTTCGACGAGGAGCTGGACCAGAGCCGCGTCGACGCCGGACGGGCCGTCCCGGTGCAGCTGCAACCCAACCAGTTCAGCATCCACTCCGGGGGCCTCGTGCACAGCAGCGAGGTCAACCGCAGCGCGCTGCGACGGTGTGGGTTCACCATGCGCTACATCAGCACGAGTGTCCGGTTCAACCACGAGGGGGTGGGGCACAAGCACCAGATCTTCCTGGCCCGGGGTGAGGACCGCGCCGGCAACACGTACGGCGACCCGAGCCGGGCGTACCCCGAGCTGGTCCAGACCCGGGGAATGGGTCAACGGTTCGTCGGCGCCGAGCGCTGA
- a CDS encoding MFS transporter, with protein MSVDVADGLDGRTSSDWRIPAVAFAVNGALYGSLLTRFPEIADRVSASETQFGVVLFAAAIGGLLGSLVAPLLARAVGERSATLLAGAGYALLAVGVAWAPQLILLGGALLLLGVLDGAHDVAMNAFAVRVQQHRATTLMGRMHATWSLSLAGAGVLGTVAAGLRVPVALHVGLAATVALAAQLAIALGHKGMVVEGTPAPTPPVDGPAASATTGGGPSTPAPTGDGPSTPVRTGDGPARPARTLRRLRYVLPVLGLAAVAASYVESPGQEWTGLLLSRGFDATPQVAAAAPVLFGAGLLASRLLLDAAVSRVGQARVAAVSGATMMTAVVVGLLCTLLAAPVWWALAAVAVAGFGAGPAFPLLFGSADQLSVRHGIPPARTASMVSALSRVGAISAPIVVGPLTDAFGMGMVFAIMAVGAALVLGALPRAVR; from the coding sequence ATGAGCGTCGATGTCGCAGACGGCCTGGACGGCCGCACCAGCAGCGACTGGCGCATACCGGCGGTCGCCTTCGCGGTCAACGGCGCACTTTACGGCAGCCTGCTCACCCGCTTCCCCGAGATCGCCGACCGGGTGTCCGCCAGCGAAACCCAGTTCGGTGTGGTGCTCTTCGCGGCGGCGATCGGCGGGCTGCTCGGCTCCCTCGTCGCTCCCCTGCTCGCCCGCGCCGTCGGCGAGCGGTCGGCCACCCTGCTCGCCGGGGCGGGCTACGCGCTGCTGGCCGTGGGCGTGGCGTGGGCACCGCAGTTGATCCTGCTGGGCGGGGCCCTGCTGCTGCTCGGCGTCCTCGACGGCGCGCACGACGTGGCGATGAACGCCTTCGCGGTCCGGGTGCAGCAGCACCGCGCCACGACCCTGATGGGCCGGATGCACGCCACCTGGTCACTCTCGCTGGCCGGGGCGGGTGTGCTCGGAACGGTCGCCGCCGGGCTCCGGGTGCCGGTGGCCCTGCACGTCGGCCTCGCCGCCACGGTGGCGTTGGCCGCCCAGCTCGCGATCGCCCTCGGCCACAAGGGGATGGTGGTCGAGGGCACGCCCGCGCCGACCCCGCCGGTGGACGGCCCGGCCGCCTCCGCCACGACGGGCGGCGGCCCGTCCACACCGGCCCCGACAGGCGACGGCCCGTCCACGCCGGTCCGGACGGGTGACGGCCCGGCGCGACCGGCGCGTACCCTTCGTCGGCTGCGGTACGTGCTGCCGGTGTTGGGGCTCGCGGCGGTGGCCGCCAGCTATGTGGAGAGCCCGGGGCAGGAGTGGACCGGGCTTCTGCTGAGCCGCGGGTTCGACGCGACACCGCAGGTGGCGGCCGCGGCACCGGTGCTCTTCGGAGCCGGACTGCTGGCCTCGCGCCTGCTGCTGGACGCGGCGGTGTCCCGGGTCGGCCAGGCCCGAGTCGCGGCGGTCAGCGGCGCCACGATGATGACGGCCGTGGTGGTGGGTCTGCTGTGCACACTCCTCGCCGCTCCGGTGTGGTGGGCGCTGGCCGCGGTCGCCGTGGCCGGCTTCGGGGCCGGGCCGGCCTTCCCGCTGCTCTTCGGCTCGGCGGACCAGCTCAGCGTGCGGCACGGCATTCCCCCGGCCCGGACGGCGTCCATGGTCTCGGCGCTGTCCCGGGTAGGTGCCATCTCGGCGCCGATCGTGGTGGGGCCGCTGACCGACGCGTTCGGAATGGGGATGGTTTTCGCGATCATGGCAGTCGGCGCCGCGCTGGTGCTGGGCGCGCTGCCACGGGCGGTCCGGTGA
- a CDS encoding aldo/keto reductase, whose amino-acid sequence MRYARLGSTGLTVSRLCLGGMSFGEPHRGADSWTLPEQESRRVIRSALDAGITFFDTANVYSDGSSEEILGRALGEYARRDDVVIATKVFGPMGPGPNQRGLSRKAILAELDNSLRRLRTDYVDLYQIHRWDPTTPIEETLETLHDVVRAGKVRYLGASSMYAWQFATALQVAEQHGWSRFVSMQNYHNLIYREEEREMLPLCRARGIGTLPWSPLARGKLAREWTTSTRRTADDAFGHSLYARTEDSDRAVAARLGDVARTRGAPRAQIALAWLLRQPPVTAPIIGVTDVRQLDDALGALDIELSPDEVDQLEERYEPHAVVALD is encoded by the coding sequence ATGCGGTATGCGCGGCTCGGCTCGACGGGGCTCACCGTCTCCCGACTCTGCCTGGGTGGGATGAGCTTCGGCGAACCACACCGTGGGGCCGACTCGTGGACGCTGCCCGAGCAGGAGAGCCGGCGGGTGATCCGCAGTGCGCTCGACGCCGGCATCACCTTCTTCGACACCGCCAACGTCTACTCCGACGGCTCCAGTGAGGAGATCCTCGGCCGCGCCCTCGGCGAGTACGCGCGGCGCGACGACGTGGTCATCGCCACCAAGGTCTTCGGCCCGATGGGGCCGGGGCCCAACCAGCGGGGGCTGTCCCGCAAGGCGATCCTCGCCGAGTTGGACAACAGCCTGCGCCGGCTCCGCACCGACTACGTCGACCTGTACCAGATCCACCGCTGGGATCCGACGACGCCGATCGAGGAGACGTTGGAGACCCTGCACGACGTCGTACGGGCCGGGAAGGTCCGTTATCTCGGGGCGTCCTCGATGTACGCGTGGCAGTTCGCCACCGCGTTGCAGGTCGCCGAGCAGCACGGCTGGTCCCGGTTCGTCAGCATGCAGAACTACCACAACCTGATCTACCGCGAGGAGGAGCGGGAGATGCTCCCGCTCTGCCGGGCCCGGGGCATCGGCACTCTGCCGTGGAGTCCGTTGGCTCGGGGCAAGCTGGCCCGCGAATGGACGACGAGCACCCGGCGCACCGCCGACGACGCGTTCGGGCACAGCCTGTACGCCCGGACCGAGGATTCGGACCGGGCGGTCGCGGCCCGACTCGGCGATGTCGCCCGGACGCGAGGGGCACCTCGGGCGCAGATCGCGCTGGCCTGGCTGCTGCGGCAGCCGCCGGTGACCGCCCCGATCATCGGCGTGACGGACGTGCGGCAGCTCGACGACGCACTGGGCGCCCTCGACATCGAGTTGTCACCCGACGAGGTCGACCAGCTCGAGGAGCGCTACGAGCCGCACGCCGTGGTGGCGCTGGACTGA